The genomic stretch CTAGTTATGTTTTTTGAGTTtttaatataattgatttcaaACCTTAGACCTTGACCTTTTACTCTTAGTAAGCCTTAACAATGCCAACACCCATGGTCAAGCTTTGCAGGTGCTGCTGATGCGGTTTCTTTTGGCTGGTGATCCACACTGCCAGCCCAAGGCTTGCTGCATGTATACATCAGGTTTGACTAGAACTTGGTTCACAGGCCTTGCCTTCTGTTGTCCTTAGGCTTATTTGCCATGTTGAATGTTCTTTCATCTTAAATTCTTCAAATAATGGCTCTGGAATAAATGTTGCTGCTTCTGCATTTGATTCATTCAAGTTACAACAACAACATAGTGAACATAAATGCTTGTTGTTAGCGTAAAATATAATAACACGATTATCCTGGTTTCACTTGGAGATACATCATTGTAAGTCTGTACTTATGATATAAAACTCTGATTTTAGATATACTCATGAATGGATGCACCTTTAGTAATCTAGAGGCCAATGAAACACCATGGAATGAATTCTGCAACCACTGGAAGACAAGGAAGGTGAAGAAAGGTTACTGCAACAGAACTGAAAGAAAATAGTATAAAAAAGCTGAACTTTTTATCTTCTACCTGTAGATTCTTACGATACTATAATCTTCTCCTCTCGTTCTTTTCACCTGGTTTACCCTTCTCTATCTTCATGCACAGGAAAATGATACCCGAGTCTGTCTATATGACATAAGTAGACAACCCTTTATGAAGTCATGTGGGGCCCCACATTTAGTAAAATACACTATGGTAGTACCCTATGAATACAAGATACATATTTTGGAAGTTACACTGGGAATTTTGATGCTTATGTATGACATTTGATAAAAAGTTTGCAAATTGTTTAGTGCTGTTTTGATAATTACCTTATTGTAATAAAGTCATGTATTCTTACTTATTCCGTGAACTTTATAGAACACATCAGGCTAGATGAGTTCTGTTCCtgatcttatatatttttattatcaattttttttaccaAAGAGCATTCTCGTGACACTAGTCAATCAAGCCAACCAATTCATCCTGAACAAAATTTCATTGGTGATCTTGAAATTGGTCTTGATCCTATGAATTTTGCTGTCTATTGATCCATCAACAAGCAATTATGCATAAATGACACATCTTCTGTTAGGGATTTCCAATAGACTAGTAAGTGTATTTGCTGGGATTTGACTATATTGTGAGTTTTAAGAGTACTTTTATGGTCATATGGTTatccttttgttttttctttctatttagaATTTCGATGGTTGGTAACCGATAGAGATCTGATTTTTTTTTCGACAATGTGGATAACTATGCAAGAGGTAAGATACATTTTAGGAGATAAATGGGTGTTTAATTTTGAATTAGGCTATTGATTAGGTcgttttttaagttttataagaGACAGATTTTCAGCATCCAGCTTCAAAATAGACAATTTAAAATGGTTTTTTGCTAGTAAAAAGGCTTTAAACATATCTAGAAAGTTCTTCCTACTTGAAAAGCATTTCAGCTTTCTACTACGAGGCAAATTGTATGGCCCTAAATATATGTAATGAGTTTCTTCTTCCTACTTAGAaacttgagcattttatctttcacTAGGGGAACAGTACACAAGTGCATTTCAATTCTTGCTTAGATGTAAAAGTTAAACATTATACAACTAGACGACAAGTTGTGAGATTTTAACTGTTTTGTCAGTTGAACACCTTGTCTGATATTGTTTCTTCCACAGATTCTTGTCTTCTTCTCAAGTATGGAAAGCATCTGTTAATTCTTGCTAAGAACGTCACTTTTGTACTTGGAGTACTTTCTGTTCATTACTCATTCGGCAAATTCTGTATTGGTTCTcttgtaatttttatttaatgatttgTAGGAGCAAGTACGAAGTGGTGATGCAACATAAACTGAGTATTTTGAGCTTGGTGCTGTTATGCTGAGATAAAAGTTCTACCTAGCAgctaccaattattttcttcaagCAATTGAGAAATGGGATATAGCCGATAAGGATCTAGCTCAGGTTAGATATGCGCAACGTTATTGGCAATTTGTGTTATTGCTTGTTCAAGCAGGACCATAAAATGGTTTCTgagattgtgtgtgtgtgtattttttCCCCCCTAGAGCCATGAGGAAACAGAACATTCAGAGGTATCTAAACCTTGATATATCCCATTCAAATCAATGATGAAGCAATCACATGGAAATTCAACTCCATTATACATTATCTAGTGGATTTAAATGCTTATAAACAGCATTCAACCTATTTCGTGGAAGGTTGTTTAAATTGGATTATGTGAACAGAGGTAAGACACAAAAGTCTGTTTTAAATTGTATAATATGAAAATTCATGTCATTCATCTGCATCTAATTATCATAAACCACATGTATCAGAAAAACAGCTTTTTTGGATGGTTATAGATAATAAATTAAGTCAAGATCTTATGCCATACGATTCAATTGTTAACATTATGACCACATTATTATTGGCTAGGAGATCCTGAAAGTGGTTCAGTATTTGTTCCTGGACACATTAGGCCATGCCAGATTATTTGCAAAGATGATCGACTTCCCATGTGTACCATCATTAATATCGAATGGGAAGTTCTGAAACCAGGATACTTCATGGTTGAGTATATCCTAATTTAACTTTATATATTTGTGTATACAGCCAAACACTCTTTACATGTAtccatatattatatatgtaccaGTCATGCAGAAGCCATAAAGTTCCTATTTATTTTAGCCAAAACTTATTGTACATTCAGGAAGTctcttcctttttgttcttttctttgtaCCACTAATCTTTGTATCTTCTTTATTCTCTTTCTCTCACATAGTTGTTTGTGACCCCTCTTGGGTTGTTGCCTTAGCCTTGTTACATGTTCAAAGAAATCATGCTATTGCAATTGCAGCATCACATGCATGAACTTtgtagatgatttttttttggctGCTAGTCATATTATTCAGTCTATATGCTAACTAAAAGAAGGTTAAGAAAGGGATTAGTAATGGATTATGATATATTGTTCTCCAGTCACAGTTTATATTTGTCTATTCAGCAGTTATTTACAAAGTCCTCTCAGTTGGACAGGTGCTTAATGCTCTTGTTGGCTCGGCATCTGGTCAGATTACTAAGAACCAACAACAGAGTGGGATGATCAGTTTCACAGAATTGACAAGGAGAAATGGATAAGGCTCTCTACGATGTCACTATTTCAGTGTTTCATGTACTGTTATGTCTTTCTCATGCAGAAGATTGCTTAATGGTGACTGTTTTGATCTGACCCTGATGTCACTGTGGAACTCAGTGTCTAAGAACCAGATCCATTATGAAGTCAAAGATTTCCACTACAATGAATCTAAAGAGAGGATAACGAAGATAACAGCACCACTTTTAGGCAGTCCCCACCAGTGACCGGAGGAATTCATGCAGCAAAGTGCACCGCACACCAGCCAAGCAAGTAGCAGATTCCAGGGCACATGATGCAGATATATAATGGCATGATCTGCCATTCATGTGCATGTGATTAGATTCTGGCCCCATATGGTGGATACAGATGTAGTTGCTCTTTCAGACACCACACCATGTATGTGCTGCTAATGATATATGCCTGAGGTATGGCCCCATGGATAGGGATATCTCTTGCCTGGCTGAAGTGGGGCCCTCAGTTAATTATGCTTGATGCACGTTCATGATGAGTACTACAAGATGCAAGTTAAAGAGTGGGACAGGTAATATTTCTTTAAGAACTTATGTGACATCTTGATACAATATTGAGGTTGTTCCTTTGCCATCTGATACAAATTATGGAAGCAACTTCTCTGATTGAATGGTTAAAGTTATGAATCAAAGATATGTAGTTGGGAGCAGCAGAGATTGTTTCATAAGCCATGAATTAAATATTTGAGTTCTACAAACAACAGAGAGCAAATTCAGTGGATGCTCAAAGCCACTAAATCCTGATCAAACACAACAGTTTTTTCGCAATGGATGACAAGCCACATGACATCTTCCCTTCTGAAAAGAAAGATTATGATATGTGCATGTGAAAGCTAAGATGGTTAAGGGGTGTTTAGAGATGAACCAAAACTGATGCATAGCATGTAGCCGGAGTTGGATATGATGCAGATGAGGAGAACTCAATCATGCACTGGGTACACATCAGAGTTGGATATAGCTGAGGTAGGCCACTGGATTTGTGAGCACTGCAAGAGGACGAGGAAGATAATGTCGATCTATGATTATGATCTGCATCAGTTATGATCCtttcatttttgcaaaattgCATACATGTCACTCCAAGTATGGTACTTATTTTActttttgaatttaaatttagCATATATATTTCTGTAAAACTTGAGAACTTGTATATATGCACTTGTGGTTTAATCTCTGCTAGCCAACTGATTGATTGTTTCTTGAAAATCTAATTAATATTagtatactttagaagattattacAATGATAAGAATGTTAgggttatgttttgaaatattgtatATGAGTTTTTGTGCTCAAACTAGCTGATTTTTAATGTAGAAGTAGTTAACATGATCTTTTTTTAAGGTCTTAATATCTAAGCACAAAACAGATAGCCAATCAACATATCAATTTCGTACGACTAAAAAACCCTGATCTACTTCTAAATAATCTGAGCTACTATTATTGCTTTGCAATTACTGTACTGATCTATCCAGTATGGAAAGATCAATAGGAATAAACTGTGCATCATGCAAGAGATTATTTTTCTGTAGATCTCCAAATACCATATCTGAAAAAGGTCCCATTTTTTGcactatttaaattttaaaaaaatgttttATCAAGTCTTGATTGTGACATCTTAACCATGTTTGATGTCATACAGTGTTCAGCAAATGACAGGTGAAAGATACAACATCAGCTTATGGCACCTGTTGATTTGATCAGCATCCAGATGAGAGCAGCTGAAGGTGTCCTCATCACAACACCACCATATCCTAATGGCATGATCACTCCCATTCTTTACCTTCTCCAATTAATACAACACTCAATGAGCACTTGCTCCACTCCAAGCCACTCTTCACCGGTTACAGGAACTATACAATTCACTGAAGAGGCTGGAATCTTATTTCAAGCCCACATCACCAGTACATCACCAGATGGAAAAAGTATGCTTTTCCTTTACAGAGTACCGTAAACAATTCATCAGGACCAGGCTGCAACTTAGTATGAGCCAGAGATCATCTGGTACTCCTGGGACTGCCTCTTTGGCACACTTGAGTTACTGCTGCATTTATTGGTGACTTGAGAAGCCACAGCTGCAGATTTGTTCAGCTGCCTGTGGGTGTTGCTGTCAGCTGCAGTGGATCTCCTTGACCTGTTGTTGTTCTTCCTTCTCGGTGCAGCAGAGCGTGGGATAAAGACTCCAGTTCCTTTGCTCTCCCTTCTGTAGGCCAACAACTCATATCCATATGCTGGCGGCATCATGACTTGGGGCATGTAAGGTAAATCCTGTGTTGACAATAAACATTTCTAGATCATGTTGAGGACATGGAGGAAGATAGAATTTGCACATCCAAGAACTATGCGTCGATGCTGAGCCTTTATATGGACTGTTAGGTGATAGAATTGTTAGGTGTCTGGTTAAATGACAAAGGGAAAACTTAAAAATGGTTGTGTATTGGCCACAGTATCAGATTTGAGATCCTCTTCAATTATTGTACAGATCCATTTCTGATGTGACTGATCTGGCTTGACCTACACTAGCGGTGGGTGTGTGCAGTATGAATGAATGATTCCAATCTCAAAATAATGTtgcaaaattaataataataattattataataataacaatagaTGGGGAGGATCCACAGCCAATTAGCAGCAGGATGAAGCTGCATAATCTACTGGGGCTTGCCAAATTTAGTACATGCCTAAGGAgagatgtgatatatatatatatatatatatagaaactaATAAATCTGTCTTTAGCACAAATTGATGAATTATCTGCCTCTAAATACTAGGTTCTTTCTGGGTCCCATTGCAGCACTATGGTCCCACACAGAGCATAAGGACAGGTGTGACACTAGGTATTTGTATGCATGATTGATCAGCATCATGTAACTCAAATCCCATGCATGACAGAGAGTGATCGATTGCAGCAAATTCCGTTTTCCTATTACGCCAGAGAAACCTAATGATGCATCAGGCTCCTCAAAACTCATGTTTGAATGTTTTTCcacagaaagaaagggaagaaaaagcAAAAAAGGAAGTAGAAAAAGCAGAGCAAGATTTCATGGCAGACATCTGATCGTCCCCTATCTATGATCACTCAAGAAAACAAATTCACAGAGATCAGTGAGGAAGCTGGCAACCAACCTGAGTAGGAAGCTGTGGGCACTGCACTGGGAATTCTTCCTCATCATCCATGATCAGCAGGGCAATCTGCTTGCTTAGGTCCGCAAAGAAGACATCATCTTCCACCTCCACAGCCATCTACCCCTCTGCAGGTACTAGAACACAACACCACTACTAGAACTGCTTTGTGAAGCAAAGAaagcgagggagagagagagagaagccaaCCCACTCAatattccttcttcctcctcttttttctACTTCTTTGCTTGCCATGGAGCTTTAATAGGCAAAAAGGCAAgggatggggggggggggtgggagtGCATGTGGGTTTGGGGGTGGGATGTGGGGCCCCATGGCAGTTGGCTAATCCCCTATTTTCTTTGGCCCCAAATGAAATAGGTGGATAGGAGAATTTGCATGAGATTATCCAGTAAGAGTAGCAAATGGATGAGGGGATTCAGGCAACAAATCCAACCAGCATAGATTCAAATCCAAGATAAGACTTGGGACATCTCCAGGTGCTCACATGGCAGCCAATGTGGGCATGTCCTCTGAACTCTCTTCCTTGTAGCTATCCCAATCCACTTACTGTGACACACAAGGGTGTGAGGCAGGTTTCTCTCCACGTCAAGAACTGCTGCATGTGAAATTTTCTCCTCTTTTGTGGGGCTTTTAGGTGGCTCCTCCAATCCATGGAGTCGGAGGTCAGCCAAGTGAGGTGGAGTTTGTGACCACTAGCTTCACTTCCTGCCCTTTTCGACCACCCCCGGTTGGTGAGAGGCTTCAGCTGCCCGCTTGCCGCACTATGATGATGACACCTTCACCCTTCTCACAACTTTCAAGTCATTGATGTCAGCGCATGGATTCATCATCTGAACTAAAATTGATTTATATTGTTTCTATTCTCAGTTGGTAAGAAAATATAATTGTGGTTCTTTATGGAAAAGAAAACACTTTCTACACCTGTGGCCATCTGATATAATCTCATCAATTATGCCTCAAAGATCACAAAATCATTGTTCATTTCTTAGTTTTTTGCACATGCAACAAGAAAAGTGGGTTTGAAGCTCTTGCTACCAAACAATTCTCTGCTTTATAGGCATGATTTAGTACAAAGCTATGTAGCAAAGTGCCATTTGACATATCACATGTCTGTAGAACAAGTGGTTGCAGTAAGTATTACATGAAGCAGCAGTAAGCATGCAGGAGGTCTGCAACACTGCATTGCCTCAGCCTCAGCCTCAGTTTttgcttgttttctttttcttctttgatcAGGAACATGGACCCATGTTTCAGCTGACCTGCAACACTAGACTTGTTCTCACCACAGCACATCTTCAAACCTTTCTCTGTTTCTTTTTCCTTGTTTAATCAAGAACAGGGGGCCAAGATCCTGGCCTTTTATGTGGTGCTTGTGTCCTACCAAGCATGTTCTCGGACAGATCAAAACCCTACTTCCCTCATCATATTTTCCAGGTACTGATATTTTAGTGTTCGGGGAATAAGAATTCCGTTGCTCTGTGACCATCGTACTGGAATTGATATGGAATTGGCTTGTGTTCTTCCTCCAGCGCCTTCAGACTGTGAAGACTGTAGCTTAGCTTGTCCTGGTGCCATCAATCATGGGATTCATGTGACCAAAAGTGTAGTGCTTCTGCTGGCATGGGGTCAGGACAAGTTCTGCCCATGGAGTCTTAAGTACCACATCCCGGTAGAAGTCGGTGCTCGATCTTACCGGAAGCTGGAAAGAAGATAGCGGTCATGTGGCAGCTATTTCACTTGGATGACAAGCTGCTGCTGAGAGTAACATCTCTCACCTAACCAAGGTTAAAGTCGTTCTTGTAAGGAGGACCGACCTAAGTCTGTCTGTGCATGGAATCTGGAAAACTGAGCTGTTTCACAGTCAATCCCTGTCAAGGTTGCTTTCACTTTAAAACCCTGCAAGGGGCGGGCGGGCAATGGAACATTGGATCAGGGTGTAATGCATGTGGGATGTAGGTATCAGCTTCTTGATCATGTTCTATGGATCAGACAATGATGAACAGCCAAGTCTGGCATCATATGATCAGGATGAACAGTAACACTGTGTGATGCATCGAATGAAATCTGGGAACGTACCCCCTTAAGCTTGTTCCTGCTGGTGGCGGCGCCGCAGCTCCGGTTGTGGACTGTGGTAATCAGTGTATTCAGCTCCACAGTTGTGGTCGATTAAAGGTGTCAAAGTAGTCGCCTTGACCAAAAGATGCAAAGACAATGAGCCTTTTATCTGATATGATACACTCTGATGCTTTGCGAGTTGATAGAGCAactaaatagattttttttaattatataatataatataatatcatcatattttttttctcattataaAGTTTAAGTATATAATATTAATACCATCATAAGTTATTATCATTGTAAAGACCACGACAAATGTCTCTCTatacataataataaaaagacgAAAAGGTAAATCGACTAAAAATAGAtcgattaattttataaatatgatCGTGTCATCCAAATGAAAATTCTGATTCAATTCAATCAAATTGAATCGAtttgtttaaaaatatatatttttaacggAATCAAATTAATTGATTTTCAGTCTATTCGATTATATCGATCCAAATAAAAAATGATTCGATTATATCGGTGCATTAGTTAcacttttttatttgatttctttgtattaacaGACTAAGTTTTTGTTGTAAGATAATTGTATGTGGATCATGAGATTGCATCATTAGATCATCGCATATGCCTGTCAAGATCAATCTATTGTTGGATCATTCGAAACTAATTGTTATGTATATTTTGATGGAATTCAAACAATTCAGAGTTCTCTTAAAAAGAGGTTAAATATGTAGTGGAGGGGTATACTACATACATAAATTATGGCATGATTATAATGATGCATTTTTGCATTTGATGAAATCAATGGAATTGGGGTTTGATGATGAACCAACTTATACATGTAATGAAGCTAACAATTTCTTAAAAACTTACAATATCAAGGAAAAATAATCAAACTAACAATAATGACCACTACTTTTCAAGATTCTTGCCCACAATAATTGATTAAAATGGCCTGAATATCCATTTTTAGAATTTTATGGAGAGTACTTAATTGAGGccttaagaaatatatatatatatatatatatatgttaaataggctaaagacaaaaaaaaaagatcaattagCACTATCTTAGTCAACATATTTTCTTTATGTTAAATTCTCTCATAACTTTGTTTGATTAAATGTAGAAAATGAtaaggtgacttgttaaattagggAATTTTTTTGCACcaataaaaaaaagatgaaaatatttcatgaattttgTTACACCCTCGGAGTAATAAATATCCTTAAAAAAATGTTCATCTATGGTTTTCCCCAAAATTAATTTCTGAACAATTCTCTTTGCATTTAAAACACTTCTGACAACTCTTATTGTTGTGATGACTATACATTAATGACACTCCTTTCATTAATACTTCTTAAAAGACAGTAAAAATCTTTGATAATTCAacaatatttcttttcttttgaaaatgatttttaattttttaaatgagTATAGCTTTTTAATCTATAGTTAAAACACCCTTTCCTCTTAGATTTTTAGGTAGACATGAATAAAAATCTTTAGATAAACAAGATCCccttaaaaatcataaaaaagattttttttttctcttccatgacaaacatatatatatatatatatatatatatatatatatatatatatatatatatatatatatatatatggggtaaGAATTAATATTGAAATTACATGGTCAAGTCTTCAAAGGTTTTATCTGTGCAGCTTCCAATTATTACCTCAGTAGAAAGACCCCTTTGGATGCATTTATGAGAATGCATCCAAGAATCCACCAAGGGAAGCAATTCGAATTTAGAAGAGGCATATGAGGACTTGCCATGTGTTCCTCTTCTGACTAACTTACCTTCCATAACATGTCCCTTACAATCATTACCTTCACTCAATTCAGACAAAATTTTCTGTGTCACTGTCCATTCTCTGAAGGAAGCTTGACAGTCACAATTCTCAGAACATTCTGACCACTGATTCACCTTCAATTTGCCACCTTCGTATATAGATGAAGAAGCACCCTCACCATTGTTCTCcatccttcctccccttcctccGTCCTATGGAGTTTGGTTGCCCAAAGAGCTTACTGCCTATGGCCTTCCATCATGAACTCCACTGGTTTCAGGGTTCTGGTGATCTGTTGGATGTCTTATCCAATGGTTTCCCTCACAACACCTTCTCAGATGACTTGAACAGTACTCTGATGCTCCAAAAGATTGATCCTCCGAGTTATTCCACCAGGATCATTGGTGATCGAGATTTGATGGTTTGTAACATTACTGAATTCGATATATCTTTAGATGCATTTCATGATCTTTCGACTATGGTGGCCGGAAGTCAAGCGCAAAAGAAAGTCCAGATCGATACGGAGACTATTGTGGCTGCCAAAAACGATGGCTGTCGAGTGCAGAAGAAGTCCAACGTGGTGAAGGGGCAATGGACTGCCGAGGAAGATAGGTATTGATTTCCTTATGATCTCAAAAGACATcatgttttcttataataatgttTTTATTGCAGACAAATATATAGAGATTTCAGAAAGTTAAAAGGAGATGAATCTAATAGGAGATATTTTGTGTATTTTCTGTGAAGCATGTTGATGGAATTAGTGGAGCGATATGGAATCAGGAAATGGTCTCATGTAGCTCGAATGCTAAATGGAAGAATTGGGAAGCAATGCAGAGAAAGATGGCATAACCATTTAAGGCCTAATATCAAGGTTTATTAATTACCCTATACTTTCCTCTCTAGTTTATTCATTCATAATAAGAGATACTTTGTTCatgcaattattattattattattattattattattttctttcagaTGTCTTGGTAAAGTTATATGTGACAATTAAtttgtaaataaatatatatatacaatgtcTATGAATTAAAAACCAATTAATCTGCATGCATTTGATTATGGAAAAAAACATAATTTAATTATTGTCCTGTAGATATACACAAataattcaaatcaatatttacatGGCATGCAATTATACATATATGTAAGAGCATATATCTAAAGGTTTATAACATG from Musa acuminata AAA Group cultivar baxijiao chromosome BXJ1-3, Cavendish_Baxijiao_AAA, whole genome shotgun sequence encodes the following:
- the LOC135619147 gene encoding uncharacterized protein LOC135619147, coding for MAVEVEDDVFFADLSKQIALLIMDDEEEFPVQCPQLPTQDLPYMPQVMMPPAYGYELLAYRRESKGTGVFIPRSAAPRRKNNNRSRRSTAADSNTHRQLNKSAAVASQVTNKCSSNSSVPKRQSQEYQMISGSY